The following coding sequences are from one Musa acuminata AAA Group cultivar baxijiao chromosome BXJ1-6, Cavendish_Baxijiao_AAA, whole genome shotgun sequence window:
- the LOC135677733 gene encoding uclacyanin-3-like, translating into MAAMLRAVLAIATVAAISAIAMGANYDVGGPAGSWDLATNYTQWVSGKAFRVGDTLTFKYASSHDVLEVSSAAYSSCTTSNPISTSTGGNTVVTLNSTGSRYFVCGIPGHCAGGMKLQIDVASPTSTPPPSPSSTPRSPPVAPSPRSPSALPPSSSTPGSVPPPASSTPGSVPPPSAPTASPPTPSGACLKAKATLGLGSGIVMLMLMAL; encoded by the exons ATGGCTGCAATGCTGAGAGCTGTACTGGCGATTGCGACGGTGGCAGCCATCTCTGCGATTGCCATGGGCGCCAACTACGACGTCGGCGGCCCCGCCGGCTCTTGGGATCTCGCCACTAACTACACGCAGTGGGTCTCCGGCAAGGCATTCCGCGTGGGTGACACACTGA CATTCAAGTATGCGTCGAGCCATGACGTGTTGGAGGTGTCGAGCGCCGCCTACAGCTCGTGCACGACGAGCAACCCCATATCGACGAGCACCGGCGGCAACACCGTCGTCACGCTCAACAGCACCGGCTCCAGGTACTTCGTCTGCGGAATTCCCGGACACTGCGCTGGTGGCATGAAGCTCCAGATCGACGTCGCCTCCCCGACCTcaactcctcctccttctccctccTCCACCCCCCGCTCCCCCCCTGTTGCTCCCTCCCCACGCTCGCCTTCTGCGCTTCCGCCGTCATCTTCGACCCCAGGCTCCGTCCCTCCGCCGGCATCTTCGACCCCAGGCTCCGTTCCTCCGCCGTCTGCCCCCACAGCGTCGCCGCCGACACCGAGCGGCGCTTGCCTGAAGGCGAAGGCTACTCTCGGACTCGGTTCGGGAATCGTCATGTTGATGCTTATGGCCCTGTGA
- the LOC135677734 gene encoding uclacyanin-3-like gives MAAMMRAVMAIATVAAISAIAMGANYDVGGPAGSWDLATNYTQWVSGKAFRVGDTLTFKYASSHDVLEVSSAAYSSCTTSNPISTSTGGNTVVTLNSTGSRYFVCGIPGHCAGGMKLQIDVASPTSTPPPSPSSTPRSPPVAPSPRSPSALPPSSSTPGSVPPPASSTPGSVPPPSAPTASPPTPSGACLKAKATLGLGSGIVMLMLMAL, from the exons ATGGCTGCAATGATGAGAGCTGTAATGGCGATAGCGACGGTGGCAGCCATCTCTGCGATTGCCATGGGCGCCAACTACGACGTCGGCGGCCCCGCCGGCTCTTGGGATCTCGCCACTAACTACACGCAGTGGGTCTCCGGCAAGGCATTCCGCGTGGGTGACACACTGA CATTCAAGTATGCGTCGAGCCATGACGTGTTGGAGGTGTCGAGCGCCGCCTACAGCTCGTGCACGACGAGCAACCCCATATCGACGAGCACCGGCGGCAACACCGTCGTCACGCTCAACAGCACCGGCTCCAGGTACTTCGTCTGCGGAATTCCCGGACACTGCGCTGGTGGCATGAAGCTCCAGATCGACGTCGCCTCCCCGACCTcaactcctcctccttctccctccTCCACCCCCCGCTCCCCCCCTGTTGCTCCCTCCCCACGCTCGCCTTCTGCGCTTCCGCCGTCATCTTCGACCCCAGGCTCCGTCCCTCCGCCGGCATCTTCGACCCCAGGCTCCGTTCCTCCGCCGTCTGCCCCCACAGCGTCGCCGCCGACACCGAGCGGCGCTTGCCTGAAGGCGAAGGCTACTCTCGGACTCGGTTCGGGAATCGTCATGTTGATGCTTATGGCCCTGTGA